From a region of the Streptacidiphilus albus JL83 genome:
- a CDS encoding SpoIIE family protein phosphatase has protein sequence MLSDASSPQVQALLRQILDGTNAGVAMLDPELRYTYVNRTLARMNGVPAEQHTGRTIAEVVPDIDAREDVLRQVLADGVPREVTSSGHTRAGSERERRYWHGAYHRLEENGQVIGIFGIVLEVTDAREHERELERAQARLSVLDRAATVVGTTLDMDTTCNELAGFLVPYLADIATVDVVPSDVGLRMRPPSRGVLRLRRTAVAAVPDLEARVRSFGRPGEYLDHQPGSAVRRCLAAGEPVLENLLDDEALLRSAPTPGRLAAYRELGYHSGLLVPLLARGEPVGTLTLVRAGDSPAFTDHDVVTAQDLAGRAAISLDNARRYTREHHIALELQRALLSGPSSPHPALEVASRYLPSGTSALVGGDWFDSVQLSPHRTLLVIGDVMGHGVEAAVDMSHYSAMVRVVAEDGMAPHLVLDRMDALMARVSGERPATCLLALVDTRRGVCTYAGAGHLPPAVIDIDHRTHLLNVPTGPPLGTGFGGYVSWTRPCLGGDTLLLYTDGLVERRGEDIDHSLLRLARLRLPRNASLDLLLDRLLAGMGAGGTDVEDDVAVLAARIRPEHAGPTAG, from the coding sequence GTGCTGAGCGACGCCTCCTCGCCACAGGTCCAGGCCCTGCTGCGGCAGATCCTCGACGGGACCAACGCCGGTGTCGCCATGCTCGACCCGGAGCTGCGCTACACCTACGTCAACCGCACCCTGGCCCGGATGAACGGCGTCCCGGCCGAGCAGCACACCGGACGCACCATCGCCGAGGTGGTGCCGGACATCGACGCCCGCGAGGACGTGCTGCGGCAGGTCCTCGCCGACGGCGTCCCGCGCGAGGTGACCTCCAGCGGGCACACCCGGGCCGGATCGGAGCGCGAGCGCCGCTACTGGCACGGGGCCTACCACCGGCTGGAGGAGAACGGGCAGGTCATCGGCATCTTCGGGATCGTGCTGGAGGTCACCGACGCCCGGGAGCACGAGCGGGAGCTGGAGCGGGCGCAGGCACGGCTCTCGGTGCTGGACCGCGCCGCCACCGTGGTCGGCACCACCCTGGACATGGACACCACCTGCAACGAGCTGGCCGGCTTCCTGGTCCCCTACCTGGCCGACATCGCCACCGTCGACGTCGTCCCCTCCGACGTGGGCCTGCGGATGCGGCCGCCCTCGCGCGGGGTGCTGCGGCTGCGCCGGACGGCGGTGGCGGCGGTGCCCGATCTGGAGGCGCGGGTTCGCTCGTTCGGCAGACCCGGCGAGTACCTCGACCACCAGCCCGGATCGGCGGTGCGCCGCTGCCTGGCGGCCGGGGAGCCGGTGCTGGAGAACCTGCTCGACGACGAGGCGCTGCTCCGCTCCGCGCCGACCCCGGGCCGGCTCGCCGCCTACCGGGAGCTCGGCTACCACTCCGGGCTGCTGGTCCCGCTGCTCGCCCGGGGCGAACCGGTCGGCACCCTCACCCTGGTCCGGGCCGGCGACTCCCCCGCGTTCACCGACCACGACGTGGTCACCGCCCAGGACCTCGCCGGACGGGCCGCGATCAGCCTGGACAACGCCCGCCGCTACACCCGCGAGCACCACATCGCGCTGGAGCTGCAGCGCGCCCTGCTGTCCGGCCCGAGTAGCCCGCATCCGGCGCTGGAGGTGGCCTCCCGCTACCTGCCCTCCGGCACCAGCGCCCTGGTCGGTGGCGACTGGTTCGACAGCGTCCAACTCTCGCCGCACCGAACCCTGCTGGTCATCGGGGACGTGATGGGCCACGGGGTCGAGGCCGCCGTCGACATGAGCCACTACAGCGCCATGGTGCGGGTCGTCGCCGAGGACGGGATGGCGCCGCACCTCGTGCTGGACCGGATGGACGCGCTGATGGCGCGGGTCTCCGGCGAGCGCCCGGCGACCTGCCTGCTGGCGCTGGTCGACACCCGGCGCGGCGTCTGCACCTACGCCGGCGCCGGACACCTGCCGCCCGCCGTGATCGACATCGACCACCGCACCCACCTGCTGAACGTGCCCACCGGTCCACCGCTGGGCACCGGCTTCGGCGGCTACGTCTCCTGGACCCGCCCCTGCCTCGGCGGGGACACCCTGCTGCTCTACACCGACGGCCTGGTGGAGCGGCGCGGCGAGGACATCGACCACTCCCTGCTCCGGCTGGCCCGGTTGCGGCTGCCCCGGAACGCCTCGCTGGACCTCCTGCTGGACCGGCTGCTGGCGGGCATGGGCGCGGGCGGCACGGACGTCGAGGACGACGTCGCCGTCCTCGCCGCCCGGATCCGGCCCGAGCACGCCGGGCCGACGGCCGGCTAG